ACGTTGAAGGAGTAGCGCCCCGGCTTGTAGCCGCGCACCTTGGATTCGGGGAGCTGGGCGAAGAGGTCGCGGATGTCGGCAAAGACCCCGGTGTAGGTGGCGGGGTTGGAGCGGGGGGTGCGGCCGATGGGGGACTGGTCGATGTTGATGACCTTGTCGAGCTGCTCCAGCCCCCGGATGTCGCGCACGGCCCCGGCCTTCTCGCGGCTTTTGTAGAGGCGCTGGCCCAGGATCTTGTGGAGAGTGTCGATGACGAGGGTCGATTTCCCCGACCCGGAAACGCCGGTGACGCAGGTCATGACGCCGAGGGGGATATCGACGGTGACATCCTTCAGGTTGTTCTCCGTGGCCCCGTCCACGGTGATGAAGCGCTTCGGTTTTCGCCGCTTCTTCGGCACGGCGATGGCGAGCTCTCCGGAGAGGTAGCGGCCGGTGAGGGAATCGGGGTTCGCCATGATCTCCGCCGGAGTCCCCTGGGCCACCACGCGTCCGCCGTGCTCGCCGGCGCCGGGCCCCATGTCGAGGACGTGGTCCGCCTCCAGGATCGTCTCCTCGTCGTGCTCCACCACGAGCACCGTGTTGCCGATGTCCCGCATATGCTTGAGGGTCTGGAGGAGCCGGCCGTTGTCCCGCTGGTGGAGGCCGATGGATGGCTCGTCCAGAATATAGAGGACCCCCACGAGGCTGGAGCCGATCTGGGTGGCGAGGCGAATCCGCTGCCCCTCGCCGCCGGAGAGGGTGCCGGAGGCCCGGTCCAGGGAGAGATAATCGAGCCCCACGTTCACGAGGAAATTGAGCCGCTCCCGGATTTCTTTCAGGATGCGCCGGGCGATTTCCTCCTCCTTCGGCGTCAGGGCGAGGCCGGCGAAAAACTCCAGGGCATCCTTGATGGAAAGGGCGGTCACCTGCCGGATGTCGCGCCCCGCCACCTTCACGTGGAGCGCCTCTTTCTTAAGCCGCGCCCCCTCGCACGTGGGGCAGGGCATCACGTTCATGTACCGCTCCAGCTCCTCGCGGACCTGCTCCGAGTCGCTCTCCCGGTAGCGCCGCTCCAGGTTCGGAATCACCCCTTCGAACTCCTTGGTGTAGGTGTGGCGGCGGCCGCCGTCCTCCTCCCACCAGAACTCGATTTTCCGGCCGCCGGAGCCCCGGAGGATCACCTCCTGGACCGCTGGCGACAGTTCCTTGAAGGGGGTCCGGATGTCGAAGTCGAACGCCTTGGCCAGGGCGTCGAGGGTCATGTGGTACCAGCCCGAAAGCCGCTTCTCCCACGGCACGATGGCCCCGTCATGGATGGAGAGGTCGGGGTTCGGCACCACGAGCTCCGGGTCGAAGTACATCCGCGTCCCGAGGCCGGTACAATCGGGGCAGGCGCCGTAGGGGTTGTTGAAGGAGAACATCCGGGGGGTCATTTCCGGGTAGGAGATGCCGCAGTCGATGCAGGCCAGGGCCTCGGAGAAGAGGATGGTGTCGCCGTTTACCACCTGCACCTTCACTACCCCTTCGGCATGGTTCAGGGCCGTCTCCAGGGAGTCGGCCAGACGCCGTTCGACCCCTTCCTTGACGATGAGCCGGTCCACCACGATATCGATGTCGTGCTTTTTGTTCTTGTCGAGGGGAATCTCCTCGGCCAGCTCATACTGCACCCCGTCCACTACCACCCGGACGAATCCGTCCTTGCGGAGCTGGGCCAGCTCTTTTTTGTATTCGCCCTTCCGTCCCCTGACCATAGGGGAGAGGAGCTGGAGCTTCGTCCCTGCCGGCATGGCCATGACCTGGTCCACCATCTGGGAGACCGTCTGGGAAGCGATCTCCTTCCCGCATTCATAGCAGTAGGGGCGGCCGACCCGGGCAAAGAGGAGGCGGAGGTAGTCGTAGATCTCGGTGACGGTTCCGACGGTTGAGCGGGGATTGCGGCTCGTGGTCTTCTGCTCGATGGAGATGGCGGGGGAGAGCCCCTCGATGGACTCCACATCGGGCTTTTCCATCTGCTCCAGGAACTGGCGGGCATAGGCGGAGAGGGACTCCACATAACGGCGCTGCCCTTCGGCGTAGATGGTGTCGAAGGCCAGGGTGGATTTGCCCGACCCGGAGATGCCGGTGATGACCACAAGCTTATCCCGGGGGATCTCCACGTCGATGCATTTCAGGTTATGTTCGCAGGCGCCTTTGACGATGATGGTGTCGTGTGCCATAGACTCCGGTTCCTGGTAATATTGGGATTTCGTCCGGGGAAACCCGGGACAGGGGATACTATAGCACAGACCGGATAAAAAAAGGGCCGACCCTTAGGCCGACCCATAACATGACATGCAAATTGTGAACGGTGGAGCCGTACCCCACGGCCCATCTTAGTGATGCCGATCAGTTCGGCCGATTCTCCCAGATCTGCCAAGTGAGGTCTTCGGCCCAGGCGGCAACCTCCTCCGGCGTCCCAATGAAGAGTCCCGAAGCCGGCCCTTCCCCCTCCCGCTGGATATGGAGATTAAATCGCTCAAGCGCACCCATGAGATGGGCAAGGCTTGCCATGCTCCCTTCGCCGCCATCCTCGGGCAACACATAATCAAAGCATGCATTCAGCAAGTCATCGGCAAGCTGTCCACCGCGGGCATCCCCCGCAAGAAGCTGCGAAATTTCGTAAAACTGTCCGTAAGCCCCGTTCATCCTGTCCTCCCCGCCCGCCGCCGACGGGCCTTTGCCTGCCCCACTGCCACTGGCCGACAAAGAAAAATCTCCCAGCAATTTACCCTTGTTACTCCCATAAAGCCGTGCTAGGCTTATATAAAATACATCCGATACATCCCCTTCAAGGGACTAATGGTTATATATTTATCTACTGGTAATTTCATTTTATTACCTTGCAATAAAATGTCAATGCAAATTTTTACTTGGAAATATTTATTTGTCTCAGGAGATATTTTATGGCTTTCCCCGTCATCACCCAGCCCCAAACAATGGGCCGAAGAATCAAGGAAATTCGGCTTAAAAAGGGTTTGACCCAGAAAGAGTTTGCCGATTCTCTCGGAATAGTCCAGGGATTTCTCAGCGGTATCGAGCGGGAAAAGAAAACCCCGTCGGACACCCTGTTAATCGCCCTTTGCAATCTCTATGAAATAAATCCCTCCTGGCTCGCATCGGGCGAAGGGGAAATGTACCGGTCGCAACATCGCGCCGCGCAGGCCAATATCGCAGGGAGCCGGGGAATTCCAATCCTGGAAAGGATCGGGAGCGGGTTCCCCCTCAACATAGAAGAGGGCGACATCCGTGATCACGCGGCCCTTCCCGGCATTGCGGAGGGGTCGTACGCCCTGGTAGCTTATGGCGATTTCATGGCTCCAACCATACGGGACGGCGATATGGTCATCTTCAGGCCGGGGGGAAGCCCCGAAAACGGTACTGTAGTTCTGGTGACAAACCGGTGGGGGGAGCCGATCCTGCGCCGGTACCGGATCAAAAACGGCGATATCGTCTACTCCCCGGACAACGCCACCTACTCACCGTTCAGCCCTGCGCCGGAAACGCGCATCATCGGCACCGTGACAGAGGTGTGGCGCAAGGTGAAACTGTAGGGACAGCGGATTACGAAGACAATCGGCGAGGGGTAACCACGGCGCAAGATAAATGGGAGCGCAGAAGGCTCGGAGCTACCGGGCAGGACGCCGGACGACTCCCCGGGCCTTTTTCTTTTTGAGGCGCGCGCCGGCCTTCTGGCGCTTTTCAGCCAGGGCCACAAGGATCTCGTGGCTCCCCCGCGGGTCGTCCCCCTCCCCCGGAGCCCGCTGCACGTAGCTGCCGTCGGGCTGCATGTCCCAGGCGCTCCGCCGATCGGCGAGCTGCACGTCGAGCATGGTTCTGAGCTCTTTCCGCAACTCCGGCGCCTCCACCGGCGCGATGACTTCCACCCGGTACTCCAGGTTCCGCTTCATGGCGTCGGCGGAACCGAGGTAGTATTCATCCTCCCCGCCATTGCGGAAGTAGTAGACCCGGGCATGCTCCAGGAACCTCCCCACCACGCTCACCACCCGCACCGTTTCCGATAGCCCAGGAACGCCGGGGCGCAGCCGGCAGCTGTCGCGGACGAGAAGATCGATCCGCACCCCTTTCCGTGCTGCGCGGTAAAGGGCCGCCACGATGTCGGCGTCCTCCAGGGCGTTCATCTTGAACTGAATGAGGCCCGGCGTTTTCTCCGAATGAAGTTCCGCCTCCCGTTCGATTTTAGCCAGCAGCGCCCGCTTCAGGTGCTTCGGCGCCGGGAGCAGTTTCCGGTAAAGGCGCCGGGGGGTATAACCGGTGGTGAGATAGTTGAAGAGCTCGGTGGCGTCCCGGCCCATGTCCTCGTCGCTGGTGAGGAACCCCAGGTCGGCGTAGATCCGGGCGGTGCCGGGGTGGTAGTTGCCGGTACCGATGTGGACGTACCGCCGGAGGCCGTCATAGTCCTGGCGCACCACGAGAATCACCTTGCAGTGGGTCTTGAGCCCCACCACCCCGAAGGTGACGTGGATCCCCGCCTCCTCCATCCGCTCGGCGAGCCTGATGTTAGCCGCCTCGTCGAAGCGGGCCTTAAGCTCCACCGCCACCGCCACCTGCTTGCCGTTGGTGGCGGCATTCACCAGGCAGTCGATTATCCGGCTGTCGGGGGCAGTCCGGTAGAGGGTCATCTTTATGGCCCGCACCTTGGGATCTTCGCTGGCCTCGGAGAGAAAACGCTCCACCGAAGTGGCGAAAGAATCGTAGGGATGCTGCAGGAGTATTGCTCCGGCGTCGCGAAGCACATGGAAGATATTGCGGTCCGTCATGAGCAGCGGATGCTCGGCGGGATGATGGGTCGAATCGTGCAGCTCGGGATAGGGGAGTGCGGCAATCTCGAACAGGTCCCGCAAAGCCAGCATGCCATCCATTTCGAAGACGTCGTTCGCCTCGTCCAGCTCCAGCTCCGCGGCAAGCATCCCCCGGTGGACCGCCCCCATGCCGACCGCCACCTCCAGCCTGACGATGGGGGCGAAGCGCCGGTCCTGGAGCTCCGACTCGATCATTGACAGGAGATCGTCGGCCTGCTCCTCGTTGCGCTCGGTGTTGGCGTTGCGGGTAACCCGGAAAATTTCGCAGGCCGCCACTTCCATCTCCGGGAATAGGAGATCCAGGTTG
The nucleotide sequence above comes from Geobacter benzoatilyticus. Encoded proteins:
- the uvrA gene encoding excinuclease ABC subunit UvrA, whose protein sequence is MAHDTIIVKGACEHNLKCIDVEIPRDKLVVITGISGSGKSTLAFDTIYAEGQRRYVESLSAYARQFLEQMEKPDVESIEGLSPAISIEQKTTSRNPRSTVGTVTEIYDYLRLLFARVGRPYCYECGKEIASQTVSQMVDQVMAMPAGTKLQLLSPMVRGRKGEYKKELAQLRKDGFVRVVVDGVQYELAEEIPLDKNKKHDIDIVVDRLIVKEGVERRLADSLETALNHAEGVVKVQVVNGDTILFSEALACIDCGISYPEMTPRMFSFNNPYGACPDCTGLGTRMYFDPELVVPNPDLSIHDGAIVPWEKRLSGWYHMTLDALAKAFDFDIRTPFKELSPAVQEVILRGSGGRKIEFWWEEDGGRRHTYTKEFEGVIPNLERRYRESDSEQVREELERYMNVMPCPTCEGARLKKEALHVKVAGRDIRQVTALSIKDALEFFAGLALTPKEEEIARRILKEIRERLNFLVNVGLDYLSLDRASGTLSGGEGQRIRLATQIGSSLVGVLYILDEPSIGLHQRDNGRLLQTLKHMRDIGNTVLVVEHDEETILEADHVLDMGPGAGEHGGRVVAQGTPAEIMANPDSLTGRYLSGELAIAVPKKRRKPKRFITVDGATENNLKDVTVDIPLGVMTCVTGVSGSGKSTLVIDTLHKILGQRLYKSREKAGAVRDIRGLEQLDKVINIDQSPIGRTPRSNPATYTGVFADIRDLFAQLPESKVRGYKPGRYSFNVKGGRCEACSGDGIIKIEMHFLPDVYVQCEVCKGARYNRETLEVTYKGKSIAQVLDMTVSEALRFLENIPKIKTKLQTLEEVGLGYIRLGQAATTLSGGEAQRVKLAKELARRATGRTIYILDEPTTGLHFHDIAKLLEVLRKLVEGGNTIVVIEHNLDVIKTADYLIDLGPEGGDRGGEVIAIGTPEEVATVTRSYTGQYLRKML
- the ppk1 gene encoding polyphosphate kinase 1 encodes the protein MARRQVAGGAGADLTAPGLYLNRELTWLEFNRRVLHEAEDERTPLLERVKFTAIVSSNLDEFFMKRIGGLKQQVGAGIQNLTVDGRTPRQQIDECYVVVRELGERKRQVFGELLTLLRSAGIRILGYSEISARERKELRDYYIRNIFPLVTPQSIDPAHPFPFISNLSLNLLVTLRYPRERETSLARVKVPVGTGIPRFLRVGAKDRFVPLEEVMQHNLDLLFPEMEVAACEIFRVTRNANTERNEEQADDLLSMIESELQDRRFAPIVRLEVAVGMGAVHRGMLAAELELDEANDVFEMDGMLALRDLFEIAALPYPELHDSTHHPAEHPLLMTDRNIFHVLRDAGAILLQHPYDSFATSVERFLSEASEDPKVRAIKMTLYRTAPDSRIIDCLVNAATNGKQVAVAVELKARFDEAANIRLAERMEEAGIHVTFGVVGLKTHCKVILVVRQDYDGLRRYVHIGTGNYHPGTARIYADLGFLTSDEDMGRDATELFNYLTTGYTPRRLYRKLLPAPKHLKRALLAKIEREAELHSEKTPGLIQFKMNALEDADIVAALYRAARKGVRIDLLVRDSCRLRPGVPGLSETVRVVSVVGRFLEHARVYYFRNGGEDEYYLGSADAMKRNLEYRVEVIAPVEAPELRKELRTMLDVQLADRRSAWDMQPDGSYVQRAPGEGDDPRGSHEILVALAEKRQKAGARLKKKKARGVVRRPAR
- a CDS encoding LexA family protein, with product MAFPVITQPQTMGRRIKEIRLKKGLTQKEFADSLGIVQGFLSGIEREKKTPSDTLLIALCNLYEINPSWLASGEGEMYRSQHRAAQANIAGSRGIPILERIGSGFPLNIEEGDIRDHAALPGIAEGSYALVAYGDFMAPTIRDGDMVIFRPGGSPENGTVVLVTNRWGEPILRRYRIKNGDIVYSPDNATYSPFSPAPETRIIGTVTEVWRKVKL